In Silene latifolia isolate original U9 population chromosome 3, ASM4854445v1, whole genome shotgun sequence, a single window of DNA contains:
- the LOC141649333 gene encoding uncharacterized protein LOC141649333 produces MSEERLAGMEAKMDQLTNLVNVTLEAVNTVMANIPTPERGRPPPYRGRGRGRGILGAGRGQPHHEEELNSDSEESMMEEGNYLARDKDVKVEIPDFHGSLNPEDLLDWLRSVERVFEFKNYDDRKAFKVAILKLKGYASLWYENMKHQRIRDGKEPVRSWLKLKKKLKEKFIAKDYTQDIFIKLTQLRQEQLTVEAYLRSFEQLTLQCEVTEKPEQKIARFIEGLDPKIAGKVRMQQVWSFDEAVNLALRIEKLGKVKPATPKFPTRTTFKPYTGVKITEVPKPATQPTVDKGKAPMYPRTNPPLSRDKVKCFQCQGFGHFKKDCPSDRALTAMEIEEWEREGLVEYEEEETLVPAEMEVERETDQGQVVAHPDTGHNLVLWRVMHSQPAPLEADQRSMIFRSRCTVQGRVCNLIIDGGNCTNVASTIMVSKLSLPTQEHPNPYKLRWLSKGSEVRVDKQCIVPFSIGKVYKDEVLCDVVPMDACHLLLGRPWEFDRNTTHQGKENVYVFKHNGKRVTLTPLPPNQRGYGSPNMPEEVNGVLFLSEAAMIKELRQEQPVLFLLSRETNTEWNKDVPAEVQPLIKKYKEVFPAELPSGLPPLRGIEHHIDLVPGSVLPNRPAYRCDPTTTKELQHQIEELMTKGFVRESLSPCAVPALLVPKKDGSWRMCTDSRAINNITVKYRFPIPRLDDMLDELSGAQIFSKIDLRQGYHQFAVVYFDDILIYSRSPSEHVLHLEVIFKILREQKLYGKLEKCTFMVNEVAFLDILYREEGFQLIGEDSAMQTWPPHKQSRSKGISWPSIFLRKIH; encoded by the exons ATGAGTGAGGAGAGGTTAGCAGGAATGGAAGCAAAGATGGATCAGTTAACCAACCTGGTTAATGTGACCCTGGAAGCTGTGAACACTGTGATGGCAAACATTCCCACTCCAGAAAGAGGAAGGCCACCACCCTACAGAGGAAGGGGCAGGGGTAGAGGTATCCTTGGAGCAGGAAGAGGCCAGCCACACCATGAAGAGGAACTCAACTCAGATTCAGAAGAATCCATGATGGAAGAAGGTAACTACTTGGCTAGAGATAAGGATGTTAAGGTAGAGAtccctgatttccatggtagtttaaatcctgAGGACTTGTTAGACTGGCTTAGatctgttgagagagtctttgagtttaaaaatTATGATGACAGAAAAGCTTTTAAGGTTGCTATTTTAAAACTCAAGGGctatgcatctctttggtatgagaatatgaaacaccaaaggattagaGATGGTAAGGAACCAGTTAGGTCTTGGCTTAAGTTAAAAAAGAAGTTAAAGGAGAAATTCATAGCTAAAGACTATACTCAGGATATCTTTATTAAGCTGACTCAGTTGAGACAAGAGCAATTGACTGTTGAGGCCTaccttaggagctttgaacaactaACCCTACAATGTGAGGTCACTGAAAAACCTGagcaaaagattgctaggttcATTGAGGGTTTGGACCCTAAGATAGCTGGCAAGGTAAGAATGCAACAAGTCTGGTCATTTGATGAGGCAGTTAACCTAGCCTTAAGAATTGAGAAACTAGGGAAGGTGAAGCCTGCAACACCCAAATTTCCCACCAGAACAACTTTCAAACCCTATACTGGTGTCAAAATTACTGAGGTACCTAAACCAGCTACCCAACCAACAGTAGACAAAGGGAAGGCACCCATGTATCCCAGAACCAACCCACCTTTATCCAGGGATAAGGTCAAGTGCTTCCAATGCCAGGGCTTTGGTCATTTTAAGAAGGACTGTCCTTCTGACAGAGCTCTCACAGCTATGGAAATTGAAGAATGGGAAAGGGAAGGTCTAGTTGAGTATGAGGAAGAAGAGACACTGGTTCCAGCAGAGATGGAAGTTGAGAGGGAAACTGATCAAGGACAAGTTGTGGCCCACCCTGACACAGGGCACAATTTGGTCCTATGGAGGGTTATGCACTCTCAACCAGCTCCTCTAGAAGCTGATCAGAGATCCATGATATTCAGGAGTAGGTGCACTGTCCAAGGGAGAGTGTGTAATTTGATCATTGATGGAGGTAACTGTACCAATGTAGCTTCCACCATCATGGTTAGCAAGTTAAGCCTGCCTACTCAGGAGCACCCCAATCCATACAAACTGAGATGGTTAAGCAAAGGATCTGAAGTGAGAGTTGACAAGCAATGCATTGTTCCCTTTTCAATTGGGAAGGTGTACAAGGATGAAGTGCTGTGTGATGTGGTCCCTATGGATGCCTGCCATCTACTGCTAGGGAGACCATGGGAGTTtgacaggaataccactcaccaaGGGAAGGAAAATGTCTATGTTTTCAAGCATAATGGGAAGAGAGTCACTCTGACTCCCTTACCACCAAACCAGAGGGGTTATGGAAGTCCTAACATGCCTGAGGAGGTTAATGGGGTACTATTTCTATCTGAGGCAGCTATGATCAAGGAGCTGAGGCAAGAACAACCTGTATTGTTTCTCCTATCAAGGGAAACCAACACTGAGTGGAACAAAGATGTGCCTGCAGAGGTTCAACCCCTAATTAAGAAGTACAAGGAGGTTTTTCCAGCTGAGTTGCCTAGTGGATTGCCACCCCTGAGAGGCATTGAGCATCACATAGACCTTGTACCTGGTTCTGTACTCCCTAACAGGCCAGCTTACAGGTGTGATCCCACAACAACCAAGGAGCTACAACATCAGATTGAAGAGTTAATGACAAAGGGATTTGTAAGGGAATCATTGAGCCCCTGTGCAGTACCTGCCTTACTAGTGCCTAAGAAAGATGGAAGTTGGAGAATGTGTACTGATAGCAGGGCTATAAACAACATCACAGTCAAGTACAGATTCCCTATTCCAAGACTAGATGACATGTTGGATGAACTCAGTGGGGCTCAGATATTTTCAAAAATAGATCTCAGGcaagggtatcatcag TTTGCTGtagtatactttgatgacatactcaTTTACAGCAGAAGTCCATCTGAGCATGTATTacatttggaggtgatttttaAAATACTCAGGGAACAGAAGTtgtatgggaagcttgagaagtgtactttcatggtcaatgaggtagCATTTCTGGATATATTATATCGGGAAGAGGGATTTCAGTTGATCGGAGAAGATTCAGCTATGCAAACTTGGCCACCCCACAAACAATCACGAAGTAAGGGGATTTCATGGCCTAGCATCTTTCTACGTAAGATTCATTAA
- the LOC141649332 gene encoding uncharacterized protein LOC141649332 has product MSVDFNSPEFIHQLREALKHARETDERWQPRRGERIVDAFKASDLPEFVGGADPEAYLEWERKIDRLFDFKDLDDDKRCGFAILKLSKGASLWYEAMKAKRVREGKEKIDSWVSLKRKLRKRYVPSTHRLSTYRKIADFRQGKLSVSEYLDEFQNLAIMGELEEIEEQKIARFLRGLNYNIASTVELYQYSDFDTLCSLCLKVESQGKTKYGSGSNSESSKPKTWSKPEFKSVGTPNNQAVSNTSTGNPKNTAGQSSKPPGKETSLAKVRCFKCQGFGHYQSACPNQRVVTLREAFECRDELLAEEEQMDEFLISNDNEEGEEEVEGYEAPNVNTNLVLRTLKIDSKPIESGQRNQLFHTNCKVNNRWVSLIIDGGSCTNVASTEMVSKLGLKTTKHPHPYALHWLDNGSSVKVTKQARVNLAMGSYVDEVLCDVIPMDACHILLGRPWQFDRDVLHRGKCNEYELKDKGKRIVLKPLSPQNSRVAATNTVPKAGISLLIGKRDVERAIDGGERVFLLVAKENSSSNVVLQENDQVEKLLTEFSDVFPDELPAGLPPIRGIEHQIDLIPGSSLPNKAAYRCNPKETKELQKQIDELMARGYVRESISPCLCTGTTCAKERWVVEDVC; this is encoded by the coding sequence ATGTCGGTGGATTTCAACAGTCCAGAATTCATTCATCAATTACGGGAAGCCTTGAAGCATGCTCGTGAAACTGATGAGCGTTGGCAACCTAGAAGAGGAGAACGAATTGTTGATGCATTCAAAGCGAGTGATCTTCCTGAATTCGTTGGAGGGGCTGATCCCGAGGCCTACTTGGAGTGGGAACGGAAAATCGATCGTTTGTTCGATTTCAAAGACTTGGATGATGATAAGAGGTGTGGGTTTGCAATTCTGAAATTGAGCAAAGGAGCATCGCTGTGGTATGAGGCGATGAAGGCTAAGAGGGTCCGAGAAGGCAAAGAGAAAATTGATTCTTGGGTATCCCTGAAACGCAAACTACGGAAAAGGTATGTACCATCGACCCATAGGCTGTCTACTTATCGCAAAATTGCTGATTTTAGACAAGGCAAATTGAGTGTTAGCGAGTATTTAGATGAATTTCAGAATCTTGCTATTATGGGTGAATTGGAAGAAATAGAGGAACAAAAAATTGCTCGATTTTTGCGTGGTTTAAATTATAACATTGCTAGCACGGTTGAGTTATACCAATATTCTGATTTTGATACTTTGTGTAGTCTTTGTTTGAAAGTCGAATCCCAAGGGAAAACTAAGTATGGGAGTGGGTCGAATTCAGAATCGAGTAAGCCTAAAACGTGGTCTAAACCCGAGTTTAAATCTGTCGGTACCCCAAACAACCAGGCCGTGTCTAACACCTCGACTGGCAACCCTAAAAACACCGCTGGTCAGTCCTCTAAACCCCCGGGAAAAGAGACTAGTTTGGCTAAGGTTCGATGCTTTAAGTGTCAAGGATTCGGTCATTATCAAAGTGCATGTCCTAATCAACGAGTTGTGACCTTAAGAGAAGCCTTTGAGTGTCGGGATGAATTGTTGGCCGAGGAAGAACAAATGGATGAGTTTCTGATTTCTAATGATAATGAGGAAGGGGAAGAAGAAGTAGAGGGTTATGAGGCACCTAATGTCAATACTAATTTGGTTTTGCGAACTTTGAAAATTGATTCTAAACCAATTGAGTCGGGACAACGGAACCAACTGTTTCATACTAATTGTAAGGTGAATAATAGATGGGTAAGTCTAATTATCGATGGGGGAAGTTGTACTAACGTTGCCTCTACTGAAATGGTGTCTAAGTTGGGTCTTAAGACCACAAAACATCCCCATCCTTATGCTTTGCATTGGCTAGATAACGGTAGTAGTGTCAAAGTTACTAAACAGGCCCGTGTGAATTTAGCAATGGGTTCGTATGTTGATGAGGTTTTGTGTGACGTTatacccatggatgcttgtcatatctTGTTGGGTCGACCTTGGCAATTTGATCGTGATGTGTTACATCGGGGAAAGTGTAATGAATATGAATTGAAAGATAAGGGAAAACgaattgtgctcaagcctttATCACCTCAAAACAGCCGTGTTGCTGCCACAAACACGGTTCCCAAGGCTGGTATatcgttgttgattggaaaacgGGATGTGGAGCGAGCTATTGATGGTGGTGAACGGGTTTTCTTACTGGTTGCTAAAGAGAATTCGAGTtctaatgttgttttgcaggaaaatGACCAAGTTGAAAAACTCCTTACGGAGTTTAGTGATGTATTTCCCGATGAGCTACCGGCTGGTTTGCCTCCTATTCGGGgcattgaacatcaaattgaccTTATTCCGGGCTCATCTCTCCCGAATAAGGCTGCTTATCGTTGTAATCCCAAAGAAACAAAGGAACTCCAAAAGCAAATCGATGAATTGATGGCTAGGGGCTATGTTCGTGAAAGCATAAGTCCTTGTCTTTGTACCGGTACTActtgtgccaaagaaagatgggtcgtggaggatgtgtgttga